In Shouchella patagoniensis, the following are encoded in one genomic region:
- the recD2 gene encoding SF1B family DNA helicase RecD2, with translation METDDIQGFIKGKVTNVLFRNDENDYTVSTVRIEKSNEQVESNKITIIGHLPELELEETYLFFGQMTAHPRFGEQYRVDTFRRELPQTKSGISRFLASDRFPGVGKKTAEAIVETLGERAISAIIEDRNVLKKIPKLKQETADMLYHQLLEQQGAEQVIIQLSQYGFGTELSMSVYRVYKLQALDIIRTNPYLLIQDVEGVGFRRADQLGAAIGLTGSHPERMRAGLLYLINELSIQEGHLYLLAELLTREASALLSSPQEKIDEALLMETISQMNEEGLLVKEEDRVYLKSLFYAEKGIATNIRRIMTQKLKQEFPRAEVEKTLGNLEENQGVTYSATQKEAIQTALESPLLLLTGGPGTGKTTVIKGIVEAYASLHGLSLDLGEYNKSKPLPIKLAAPTGRAAKRMAEATELPASTIHSLLGWKGSATGFEKGDHEQLEGELLIVDEMSMVDAWVANQLFKAIPKGMQVVLVGDENQLPSVGPGQVLRDLLEAGIMPTVQLKDIYRQAEGSSIIELAHAMKDGQLPTDFIEKKADRRFFPCSLSQVQTAVWQICENALKKGYSAREIQVLAPMYRGQAGINELNGMLQSLFNPQKEERREMAFGDIVFRKGDMVLQLVNNTEEGVYNGDRGEIVAIFYAKETTEKKDQLVVSFDGLEITYEKKDFSQLTHAYCSSIHKAQGSEFPIVVMPVISSYRRMLRRNLLYTGITRAKQFLLLCGDLNTFEYAISHADEHRHSKLQERLKEWSERTGNVPRAY, from the coding sequence ACAAACGTATTGTTTCGCAATGATGAGAATGATTATACCGTTTCAACTGTCCGGATTGAGAAAAGCAACGAACAAGTTGAGTCAAATAAGATCACAATCATTGGTCATTTACCGGAGCTAGAACTTGAAGAGACCTATCTGTTTTTTGGTCAAATGACTGCCCATCCTCGATTTGGTGAGCAATATCGAGTAGACACGTTTAGACGGGAATTGCCACAAACAAAAAGTGGCATTAGTCGATTTTTAGCTAGTGACCGTTTTCCTGGTGTTGGAAAAAAGACAGCTGAAGCGATTGTAGAGACTCTAGGTGAAAGAGCGATTTCTGCAATTATTGAAGATCGCAATGTGTTAAAAAAAATTCCTAAGCTGAAACAAGAAACTGCAGATATGCTCTATCATCAATTGTTGGAACAGCAAGGTGCAGAGCAAGTCATTATACAATTGTCGCAATATGGTTTCGGAACTGAATTATCAATGAGTGTTTATAGAGTGTATAAGCTGCAAGCATTAGATATTATTCGGACGAACCCTTATTTGCTTATTCAAGATGTAGAAGGTGTGGGATTCCGTAGAGCAGATCAACTTGGAGCTGCTATTGGGCTGACTGGTAGTCATCCAGAGCGTATGCGTGCAGGTTTATTGTATTTAATAAATGAGTTAAGTATTCAAGAAGGGCACCTTTATTTACTTGCTGAATTATTGACGAGAGAAGCGAGCGCTCTTTTATCTAGTCCACAAGAAAAGATCGATGAGGCTTTATTGATGGAGACCATTTCACAAATGAATGAAGAAGGTCTCTTAGTAAAAGAAGAGGATCGTGTTTATTTAAAATCGCTTTTTTATGCCGAAAAAGGAATAGCAACAAATATTAGGCGCATAATGACTCAAAAACTAAAGCAAGAGTTTCCGCGTGCAGAAGTTGAGAAAACGTTGGGCAACCTAGAAGAAAATCAAGGTGTAACGTATTCTGCTACACAAAAGGAAGCAATTCAAACTGCGCTGGAGTCTCCATTGCTGCTTCTAACAGGAGGACCTGGTACAGGAAAGACGACTGTAATTAAAGGAATTGTTGAAGCGTACGCTTCTCTACACGGTTTGTCGCTTGATTTAGGGGAGTACAATAAGTCTAAACCCTTGCCGATAAAACTGGCAGCTCCTACAGGGAGAGCCGCGAAACGGATGGCTGAAGCAACTGAGTTGCCTGCAAGTACGATTCATAGCTTACTTGGATGGAAAGGGAGCGCGACAGGTTTTGAAAAGGGAGATCACGAACAACTGGAAGGTGAATTGCTTATTGTTGATGAAATGTCAATGGTGGATGCTTGGGTAGCGAATCAATTATTTAAAGCAATTCCCAAGGGGATGCAAGTTGTTCTAGTTGGTGATGAAAATCAGCTCCCTTCTGTTGGGCCAGGTCAAGTTCTTCGTGACTTGTTAGAAGCAGGCATAATGCCAACCGTGCAGCTAAAAGATATTTATCGCCAAGCTGAAGGTTCATCAATTATTGAATTGGCTCATGCAATGAAAGACGGACAATTACCAACTGATTTTATCGAAAAAAAAGCAGACCGACGTTTTTTCCCGTGTTCTCTTTCTCAAGTACAAACAGCGGTGTGGCAAATTTGCGAGAATGCATTAAAAAAAGGGTATAGTGCCAGAGAAATTCAAGTACTTGCACCGATGTATAGAGGGCAAGCAGGCATAAATGAATTAAATGGCATGTTACAGTCTCTCTTTAACCCTCAAAAAGAAGAACGACGCGAAATGGCTTTTGGCGATATTGTTTTTCGAAAAGGGGATATGGTCCTCCAGTTAGTGAATAACACAGAAGAAGGCGTTTATAATGGCGATAGAGGCGAAATTGTTGCCATTTTTTATGCGAAAGAAACAACAGAAAAAAAGGATCAACTTGTTGTTTCCTTTGATGGTTTGGAAATTACTTATGAGAAAAAGGATTTTTCACAATTGACCCACGCGTATTGTTCATCGATTCATAAAGCACAGGGAAGCGAATTTCCCATCGTAGTTATGCCGGTTATTTCGAGCTATCGACGGATGCTTAGACGGAATTTATTATACACAGGTATTACAAGAGCAAAGCAATTTTTACTCCTTTGCGGCGATTTAAATACATTTGAATACGCAATTAGTCATGCAGATGAACATCGTCATTCTAAATTACAAGAACGCCTAAAAGAATGGAGTGAACGCACTGGTAACGTTCCCCGGGCATATTGA
- a CDS encoding PRC-barrel domain-containing protein has translation MQALMGLPIISCSNGEELGRVVDGLFDGKMVAGLSIKQPKWFTHHMFLPISAILEAGQAAIMVANPSALQRVAEKHKQLYPICTSRRRFKGKPLLSNEGDILGLVEDVYFCVEMGTIIGYEVTDGWLVDLKEGRKIVKGEDLVISKERAILSL, from the coding sequence ATGCAAGCATTAATGGGGTTACCGATCATTTCATGTTCAAATGGGGAAGAGCTAGGTAGAGTAGTTGATGGATTGTTTGATGGAAAAATGGTTGCAGGATTATCCATTAAACAACCAAAATGGTTTACTCATCATATGTTTTTACCCATATCGGCGATTCTGGAAGCAGGACAGGCAGCAATTATGGTTGCGAATCCATCTGCCTTGCAACGTGTGGCCGAAAAGCACAAACAGCTTTATCCAATCTGCACGAGCCGCAGACGCTTCAAAGGCAAACCACTATTATCCAATGAAGGAGACATTTTAGGCCTTGTAGAAGATGTATATTTCTGCGTCGAAATGGGCACGATCATAGGGTATGAGGTGACAGATGGTTGGCTAGTCGACTTAAAAGAAGGTCGTAAAATCGTAAAAGGTGAAGACCTGGTCATTAGCAAAGAAAGAGCCATACTGTCTCTGTAA
- a CDS encoding AI-2E family transporter: MKMKRERLQQDVLKWTKWLLMIIFFMLLFYALSFLKPVWDIALTLIWPIVCACVAAYLLHPIIEKLVHLGLSRGIATFGLFFSFIVIIGVSLLFGVPALMKQVNEAMDVLPQHLGLIKQSIFSLQQSAESLPDPFGDHVSEWSGRVESFAARGLDQLETVILALIRSSMTWVIVPFLVFYLLKDYTLLQRVGYYLTPRPWRKKALRYLHDVDHTFGSYIRGQLLVALCVGGLSTIVFWLLGVPYPIVLGLFVGATDLIPYFGALIGAIPAVGAALLESTTLGIYTAISLIIIQQIEGNVLSPLIVGRTVHLHPVFIILALLIGVESAGVIGLLIAVPLAAIIKVTVLHIRQLVKGDIEFD, from the coding sequence ATGAAGATGAAGCGTGAGCGATTACAGCAAGACGTATTAAAATGGACAAAATGGTTATTAATGATCATTTTTTTCATGTTGTTGTTTTATGCATTATCTTTTTTAAAACCGGTTTGGGACATTGCTTTAACATTAATATGGCCAATTGTTTGCGCTTGTGTAGCAGCGTATTTGCTTCATCCAATCATTGAAAAACTTGTTCATTTAGGATTATCTCGTGGAATCGCAACATTTGGATTGTTTTTTTCCTTCATAGTAATAATAGGCGTTTCTTTACTGTTTGGTGTGCCGGCATTAATGAAGCAAGTAAATGAAGCGATGGACGTATTACCACAACATCTTGGTCTAATTAAACAGTCCATTTTTTCCTTACAACAATCAGCTGAATCATTGCCTGACCCGTTTGGGGATCATGTGTCAGAATGGAGTGGAAGGGTTGAATCATTTGCTGCAAGGGGTCTCGATCAACTTGAGACAGTCATTCTTGCTTTAATTCGATCGTCAATGACGTGGGTGATTGTGCCATTTCTTGTTTTTTATTTATTGAAAGATTACACCTTGTTGCAACGAGTGGGCTATTATTTAACACCAAGGCCATGGCGAAAAAAAGCTTTGCGCTACTTGCATGATGTTGATCATACTTTTGGTTCCTACATACGAGGTCAGCTTTTAGTTGCACTCTGCGTAGGAGGGTTATCAACGATCGTTTTTTGGCTTTTGGGAGTACCTTACCCTATTGTATTAGGTCTATTTGTAGGTGCTACTGATTTAATTCCATACTTCGGAGCGCTTATAGGAGCTATTCCTGCAGTGGGGGCGGCGTTACTCGAATCAACAACGTTAGGTATTTATACTGCTATTTCTCTAATCATTATTCAACAAATTGAAGGGAATGTGTTATCGCCACTAATTGTGGGCAGAACAGTTCATCTACACCCAGTATTTATTATCCTTGCATTGCTAATTGGTGTTGAAAGTGCTGGAGTAATTGGATTGTTAATAGCGGTCCCTCTCGCCGCAATTATAAAAGTAACCGTATTGCATATACGTCAGTTAGTCAAAGGTGACATTGAGTTTGATTGA
- the alaS gene encoding alanine--tRNA ligase codes for MKRLTSAEVRQMFIDFFKEKGHSVEPSASLVPFEDPTLLWINSGVATLKKYFDGRVIPDNPRIVNAQKSIRTNDIENVGRTARHHTFFEMLGNFSIGEYFKEDAIKWGWEFLTDEKWVGFEPEKLSVTVHPEDHEAYAYWLEKIGVPAERIIRLEGNFWDIGEGPSGPNSEIFYDRGPEYGNDPTDPELYPGGENDRYLEIWNLVFSQFNHNADGTYTPLPKKNIDTGMGLERMVSVIQDARTNFDTDLFLPIIQETVKRSQATYNTGNDDADTAFKVIADHIRTVAFAVGDGALPSNEGRGYVLRRLLRRAVRFAKAIGIEKPFMYELVPVVGDIMKDFYPDVVQKRDFIQRVIRTEEERFHETLHDGLVILNEVMKKAREQGKQVIAGEDAFRLYDTYGFPIDLTEEYVEEQGFLVDRDGFEREMEGQRSRARAARQETSSMGVQEDIFGELKTPSMFVGYEQTEASSTIQTIVRGKESVEEAHEGDIVQLLLDETPFYAESGGQVADRGTLHTDAGEAVVTDVKKAPNGQHLHTVNVLNGEISVGAKVSARIEVRERLDIVKNHTATHLLHQALKDVLGEHVNQAGSLVNSERLRFDFSHFGQVTPNEMKQIEELVNEKIWLALPVEIATKSLEEAKSMGAMALFGEKYGEEVRVVQVGNYSLELCGGCHVRNSSEIGLFKIISESGIGAGVRRIEAVTSKGAYEFLNDQISMLHDVAERLKTKQVRDVPQRIDGLLAELREANRENESLTAKLGKYEAGHLTDKAVVIDGVTVVSAAVQAKDMDALRSMVDTLKQSYDKAVIVLGAKTGEKLSFVAGVTKPAMEDGYHAGKLIKEVAARTGGGGGGRPDMAQAGGKDPAKLEEALAYATEYVKSIS; via the coding sequence ATGAAACGATTAACTTCCGCAGAAGTTCGTCAAATGTTTATTGATTTCTTCAAAGAAAAAGGTCATTCGGTTGAACCAAGTGCATCACTTGTGCCGTTTGAAGATCCAACGTTACTCTGGATTAATAGTGGTGTTGCTACCTTAAAAAAATACTTTGATGGACGAGTTATTCCTGACAATCCAAGGATTGTAAATGCACAGAAATCAATTCGTACAAATGATATTGAGAATGTTGGTAGAACTGCACGTCATCATACATTTTTTGAGATGTTAGGCAATTTTTCAATTGGTGAGTATTTTAAAGAAGATGCGATTAAATGGGGGTGGGAGTTTCTTACAGATGAAAAATGGGTTGGCTTTGAACCGGAAAAGTTATCTGTAACTGTACACCCAGAGGATCATGAAGCGTATGCTTATTGGTTAGAAAAAATTGGGGTACCCGCAGAGCGCATTATACGACTTGAGGGTAATTTCTGGGATATCGGTGAAGGACCAAGTGGCCCAAATTCAGAGATTTTTTATGACAGAGGCCCTGAGTATGGGAATGATCCTACTGATCCAGAATTATATCCAGGGGGCGAAAATGACCGCTACTTGGAAATTTGGAATTTAGTATTCTCTCAATTTAACCATAATGCTGATGGAACATATACTCCTTTACCTAAGAAGAACATTGATACTGGAATGGGATTAGAACGGATGGTTTCTGTTATTCAAGATGCACGGACTAATTTTGATACAGATCTGTTTCTGCCTATTATTCAAGAAACGGTAAAACGATCTCAAGCTACTTATAATACTGGCAACGATGATGCAGATACAGCTTTCAAAGTCATAGCTGATCATATTCGAACAGTAGCATTTGCAGTGGGAGATGGCGCTCTCCCTTCTAATGAAGGACGAGGGTATGTATTACGTCGCCTATTACGCCGTGCGGTCCGTTTTGCTAAAGCTATAGGAATCGAGAAGCCGTTCATGTATGAGCTTGTTCCAGTTGTAGGGGACATTATGAAAGACTTTTATCCTGATGTTGTACAGAAGCGTGATTTTATACAACGTGTCATCCGTACTGAAGAAGAACGGTTTCACGAAACGCTTCATGATGGACTTGTTATTTTAAATGAAGTGATGAAAAAAGCGCGGGAGCAAGGGAAGCAAGTGATTGCTGGTGAAGATGCTTTCCGTCTTTATGACACGTATGGCTTTCCAATTGACTTAACCGAGGAATATGTTGAAGAGCAAGGATTCCTTGTTGATCGAGACGGATTTGAACGAGAAATGGAAGGTCAGAGGAGTCGTGCTCGAGCTGCCCGTCAAGAAACTTCTTCAATGGGCGTACAAGAAGATATTTTTGGTGAGTTAAAAACACCAAGTATGTTTGTTGGTTATGAACAGACGGAAGCGAGTAGTACGATTCAAACAATTGTTCGCGGAAAAGAATCTGTGGAAGAAGCTCATGAAGGCGATATTGTTCAATTATTGCTTGATGAAACTCCGTTTTACGCAGAGAGTGGGGGGCAAGTAGCTGATCGTGGTACGTTGCATACCGATGCTGGGGAAGCTGTTGTTACAGATGTAAAAAAGGCTCCAAACGGTCAACATCTTCATACGGTGAATGTGTTAAATGGTGAAATTTCTGTTGGTGCTAAGGTCAGTGCTCGAATTGAAGTTCGTGAACGACTTGATATTGTGAAAAACCATACAGCAACACATTTACTCCACCAAGCGTTAAAGGATGTACTTGGCGAGCATGTCAATCAAGCAGGATCACTCGTAAATAGTGAGCGCCTACGCTTTGATTTCTCTCATTTTGGGCAAGTTACACCAAATGAAATGAAGCAAATCGAAGAATTAGTGAATGAAAAAATTTGGTTGGCACTTCCAGTTGAAATAGCAACAAAAAGTTTAGAAGAAGCTAAATCTATGGGTGCGATGGCTCTATTCGGTGAAAAATATGGAGAAGAAGTTCGAGTTGTACAAGTTGGCAATTATAGTCTAGAACTTTGTGGTGGCTGTCATGTTCGTAATTCTTCAGAGATAGGCTTGTTCAAGATTATAAGCGAATCTGGTATTGGTGCAGGTGTGCGAAGAATAGAAGCTGTTACTTCAAAGGGTGCTTATGAATTTTTAAATGATCAAATCAGCATGTTACATGATGTGGCTGAGCGCTTAAAAACAAAGCAAGTAAGGGATGTGCCACAGCGCATCGATGGCTTACTAGCTGAATTACGTGAAGCAAACCGGGAAAACGAATCATTGACAGCTAAATTAGGCAAATATGAAGCGGGTCATCTAACGGATAAAGCGGTCGTAATTGATGGTGTAACTGTTGTTTCAGCTGCTGTCCAAGCGAAAGATATGGATGCACTACGCTCAATGGTTGATACGTTAAAACAATCTTACGATAAAGCAGTTATTGTTCTTGGTGCTAAAACAGGAGAGAAACTATCATTTGTAGCAGGTGTAACGAAACCAGCAATGGAAGATGGATACCATGCGGGCAAATTGATTAAAGAAGTCGCTGCTCGTACCGGCGGCGGCGGCGGCGGTCGCCCTGATATGGCCCAGGCCGGTGGTAAAGATCCGGCTAAATTAGAAGAAGCACTGGCGTATGCAACGGAATATGTAAAATCAATTTCCTAA
- a CDS encoding IreB family regulatory phosphoprotein produces the protein MSSMDNTMQFNFNDDSFDEDVQEVLLSVYDALEEKGYNPINQIVGYLLSGDPAYIPRHRDARTLIRKLERDELIESLVKSYLRQHGKESK, from the coding sequence TTGAGTTCAATGGATAACACGATGCAGTTTAATTTTAATGATGATTCCTTTGATGAAGATGTACAAGAAGTGCTCTTGTCTGTTTATGATGCGCTTGAGGAAAAAGGATACAACCCAATTAATCAGATCGTTGGCTATCTGTTGTCGGGAGATCCCGCATATATCCCTCGCCATCGTGATGCTCGAACGCTCATACGTAAGCTTGAAAGGGACGAGTTGATTGAATCACTTGTTAAATCTTATTTACGTCAACATGGCAAGGAGAGCAAATGA
- the ruvX gene encoding Holliday junction resolvase RuvX has translation MRTLGLDVGTKTIGVALSDAFGWTAQGLSTIKRHESDVEPDFKAIAALVKEHEVQTVVIGYPKNMNGTIGESGQRSETFAQTLKEYASVETILWDERLTTAAAQRVLVDADVSRKKRKKVVDKMAAVFILQGYLDRQSQTLS, from the coding sequence ATGAGAACTCTTGGTCTTGACGTGGGTACTAAAACAATTGGTGTGGCGCTTAGTGATGCTTTTGGTTGGACAGCTCAAGGTTTATCGACAATTAAGCGCCATGAGAGTGATGTGGAACCGGATTTTAAGGCAATAGCTGCGTTAGTGAAAGAACATGAGGTTCAAACAGTTGTAATAGGGTATCCTAAAAATATGAATGGTACAATTGGTGAAAGTGGGCAAAGAAGTGAGACATTTGCTCAAACACTAAAAGAATACGCAAGTGTTGAGACCATTCTTTGGGACGAACGACTAACTACAGCGGCAGCTCAACGTGTTCTCGTGGATGCAGATGTAAGTAGAAAAAAACGAAAAAAAGTTGTGGATAAAATGGCAGCTGTTTTTATTTTACAAGGTTACTTAGATCGTCAGTCACAAACTTTGTCGTAG
- a CDS encoding DUF1292 domain-containing protein, translated as MAQEEKERFVIPDEEGTEHLFDELFRFSVDETGKSYIVLIPVGDDETDDEEVEVFAFRYEDRDDEENDIAFFPVETDEEWSMIEEMLNTFTEEEEEDEDQ; from the coding sequence ATGGCACAAGAAGAAAAAGAACGTTTTGTAATACCAGATGAAGAAGGGACAGAGCACTTATTTGATGAACTGTTTCGCTTTTCTGTGGACGAAACGGGTAAATCATATATAGTACTTATTCCAGTTGGTGACGATGAAACCGATGACGAGGAAGTAGAAGTGTTTGCTTTCCGTTATGAAGATCGAGATGATGAGGAAAATGATATTGCATTCTTCCCTGTTGAAACAGATGAAGAATGGAGCATGATTGAAGAAATGTTAAACACGTTCACTGAAGAAGAGGAAGAAGACGAAGATCAGTAA
- the mltG gene encoding endolytic transglycosylase MltG, which produces MANKENQYKKNEVYHERASQAKTVRKIVLICVAVLFALVLVVLIGGYTYLSNALKPVDSEGDSREVEVEIPVNTSTSGIAAILEDEGVIRNATIFRYYTRYKNESDFQAGTYTLNSAMETDEIISNLKDGRVMTETALTITVPEGLTLNTLTERLAEFTGSSQEDIFAVIDDTDYVHSLIDEYEMLTEEVLDEEIHHPLEGYLFPASYPFENEQPDIETVVKAMLDQMEVIYQNNKAYIEASDYTFHELLTMGSIIEREAREARDRFEIAGVLHNRLDDDMMLQVDPTVAYAQGEHIYMTTYDDLDVDSPYNTYLYTGLPPGPISTVREQSIVAAADPNETDYLYFYARYNGEIIYNEDYDQHLEARNTYRHEWEEATNQDEENEEE; this is translated from the coding sequence ATGGCAAATAAGGAGAACCAATATAAAAAGAATGAAGTGTATCATGAACGAGCTTCACAAGCGAAAACTGTACGTAAAATCGTGTTGATTTGTGTTGCTGTCTTGTTTGCACTTGTCCTAGTGGTACTTATAGGTGGTTATACGTACTTATCTAATGCGCTTAAACCAGTTGATAGTGAAGGAGACAGCAGGGAAGTGGAAGTTGAAATCCCTGTTAATACGTCTACAAGTGGAATTGCGGCTATTCTAGAAGATGAAGGTGTTATTCGCAATGCAACAATCTTTCGGTACTACACACGTTATAAAAATGAATCTGATTTTCAAGCAGGAACGTATACACTAAATTCGGCTATGGAGACAGATGAAATTATCAGTAACTTAAAAGATGGTCGTGTCATGACTGAGACAGCGTTAACGATCACTGTACCAGAAGGTTTAACATTAAACACGTTGACTGAACGCTTAGCAGAATTTACGGGTAGTTCACAAGAAGATATTTTTGCGGTAATTGATGATACGGACTATGTTCATTCTTTGATTGATGAATACGAAATGTTGACAGAAGAGGTACTAGATGAAGAAATTCACCACCCATTAGAAGGTTACTTGTTCCCAGCGAGTTATCCATTTGAAAACGAACAACCTGATATTGAAACGGTTGTTAAAGCAATGCTTGATCAAATGGAAGTGATTTATCAAAATAACAAGGCGTATATTGAGGCAAGTGACTATACCTTTCATGAATTATTGACAATGGGTTCGATCATTGAAAGAGAAGCAAGAGAGGCTAGAGATCGATTCGAGATAGCCGGTGTGCTTCATAATAGACTTGACGATGACATGATGCTTCAAGTAGATCCTACAGTAGCTTATGCTCAAGGGGAACATATTTATATGACAACTTATGATGACTTAGATGTTGATTCTCCATATAATACGTACTTGTATACAGGGCTACCTCCTGGACCAATATCTACTGTACGTGAACAGTCAATTGTAGCTGCTGCTGATCCTAATGAAACAGACTATCTTTATTTTTATGCTCGTTACAATGGTGAGATTATATATAATGAAGACTATGACCAGCATTTAGAAGCTAGAAATACGTATAGGCATGAATGGGAAGAAGCAACGAACCAGGATGAAGAAAATGAAGAAGAATAG
- a CDS encoding O-methyltransferase codes for MIKQEINDYVESLLPKRSAFLSEMEEFAVREQVPIMELVAIEAMLLQLKMKQPSAILEIGTAIGYSAIRMAEALPSAHITTIERDEIRYRQAVAYVKRAGLSDRITLMQGDANESVDLVVHLKPFDVLFIDAAKGQYKSFFEKYTPMLSEGGLVLSDNILFRGLVAADNDTIEPKRLRKLVEKIKGYNTWLCQHPSFETRILPIGDGLACSIKREQAGSTGVENK; via the coding sequence ATGATTAAGCAAGAAATTAATGATTATGTAGAATCTTTGCTACCAAAGCGATCGGCTTTTCTTTCGGAAATGGAAGAGTTTGCTGTACGTGAACAGGTCCCTATTATGGAACTTGTTGCGATTGAAGCAATGCTTTTACAATTGAAAATGAAACAACCGTCAGCGATTCTTGAGATCGGGACGGCTATTGGATATTCCGCTATTCGAATGGCGGAAGCGCTTCCGTCTGCGCATATTACGACAATTGAGCGTGATGAAATAAGATATAGACAAGCAGTTGCTTACGTGAAGCGAGCTGGACTTAGTGATCGAATTACACTTATGCAAGGTGACGCCAATGAGTCAGTGGATCTTGTTGTACATTTAAAACCTTTTGATGTATTATTTATTGATGCTGCTAAAGGTCAATACAAATCATTTTTCGAAAAGTATACCCCAATGCTCTCTGAAGGTGGACTTGTACTTAGCGATAACATTTTATTTCGGGGGTTAGTAGCTGCAGATAATGATACGATTGAACCAAAGCGGTTACGAAAACTTGTTGAAAAGATAAAAGGTTATAATACATGGTTATGCCAACATCCATCATTTGAAACAAGAATATTACCAATAGGGGATGGTCTTGCCTGTAGCATAAAGCGAGAACAGGCAGGCAGTACGGGAGTTGAAAACAAATGA
- the udk gene encoding uridine kinase has translation MNASRPVIIGVAGGTGSGKTTVAKEIFNQFSESSIVLIEQDAYYKNQDHLEFNERLKTNYDHPLAFDNELLYAHLMQLADRSPIFKPSYDYANHTRAEEVVKIDPKDVIILEGILILEDERLRSMMDIKVFVDTDADIRIIRRLLRDTQDRGRSIDSVIEQYTAVVRPMHLQFVEPTKRYADVIIPEGGQNKVAIDLMATKIRTIIEQKTKDFSN, from the coding sequence ATGAATGCAAGTAGACCCGTGATCATTGGAGTGGCCGGAGGTACAGGCTCAGGTAAAACAACGGTCGCAAAAGAAATATTTAATCAATTTAGCGAATCATCAATTGTTCTAATTGAACAAGATGCTTATTATAAAAACCAAGACCATCTTGAATTTAACGAACGTTTAAAAACAAATTATGACCATCCACTTGCATTCGACAATGAGCTTCTTTATGCTCATTTAATGCAACTGGCTGATCGTTCTCCGATTTTTAAGCCTTCTTATGATTATGCAAATCATACAAGGGCAGAGGAAGTCGTGAAAATTGACCCAAAAGATGTCATTATTTTAGAAGGAATTTTAATCCTTGAAGACGAACGTTTACGAAGCATGATGGATATAAAAGTGTTTGTTGATACTGATGCTGATATCCGGATTATCAGGCGATTGCTCCGCGATACACAAGATCGTGGCCGATCAATTGATTCTGTGATTGAGCAATATACAGCCGTTGTCAGGCCTATGCATCTCCAATTTGTTGAACCAACAAAACGGTATGCGGATGTCATTATACCTGAAGGCGGACAAAACAAGGTGGCAATCGATTTGATGGCAACAAAAATACGTACGATTATTGAACAGAAAACAAAAGATTTTTCAAATTGA
- the greA gene encoding transcription elongation factor GreA, translated as MSEEKKHYMTEEGKKKLEDELQHLITTRRKEVVERIKVARSFGDLSENSEYDSAKEDQAFVEGRIAQLEKMIRNAVMIEKEKAAGNVVSLGKTVRLIELPDGEEEEYTIVGSAESDPLEGKISNDSPMAQSLIGKTVNDKVTVNTPAGEMEVEILEIR; from the coding sequence ATGTCAGAAGAAAAAAAGCATTATATGACTGAAGAAGGAAAGAAAAAATTAGAAGATGAGTTGCAACATTTAATAACAACTCGCCGTAAAGAAGTCGTTGAACGTATAAAAGTTGCACGCAGTTTTGGTGACCTTTCTGAGAATTCAGAGTATGATTCTGCAAAAGAAGATCAAGCCTTTGTAGAGGGAAGAATAGCACAACTAGAAAAAATGATTCGCAATGCCGTAATGATTGAAAAAGAAAAAGCAGCCGGCAATGTCGTATCATTAGGGAAAACGGTTCGTTTAATCGAATTGCCTGATGGCGAAGAAGAAGAATACACAATCGTTGGTTCAGCTGAATCAGATCCTCTTGAAGGAAAAATATCAAATGATTCTCCAATGGCGCAAAGCTTAATTGGAAAAACAGTTAATGATAAAGTTACAGTTAACACGCCTGCGGGTGAGATGGAAGTAGAAATCCTAGAAATTCGTTAA